A single genomic interval of Halichondria panicea chromosome 2, odHalPani1.1, whole genome shotgun sequence harbors:
- the LOC135331249 gene encoding uncharacterized protein LOC135331249, protein MPLKQRSGKVKETNKSVPAEPSDKPGEESKEQKQPNPPTERQQKRGGRCSSLLKKFGYFSLIIIVPTVLNYAALNQEAKALVPEDGVLYDIGWGQKLLLRCTGEGLPTVVLEAPIGQSSDVWSLVQPLLAKRTRVCLYDRAGLGFSDRGHRNISEYANDMSEAALDRGRTEVSTVERMADDLHRLLSYSTNQPKPLLLVGVDFSTFISRFYTQLYEHEVAGLFLIDPAIENLLDFDPSSETTPTSTEQPESLGWPEFWNSKLVPSIHGKWLSSAIGFTRIAVMVGLSSALEEPSLKEILPNDVILRKKHFLCQPKHQSSAYEEMRQMNRSMNQVKTVLQVKPFPRDLPIVIATFKDGDSSSKLKKTWTAGQNMLSQTLLPSSKHILLPGEDYLSLYQHSQQVAIAILSAVENWRKKSELPA, encoded by the exons ATGCCTCTCAAGCAAAGATCTGGAAAAGTTAAAGAAACTAACAAATCAGTACCTGCTGAGCCTTCTGACAAGCCTGGAGAAGAGTCCAAGGAACAGAAGCAGCCTAACCCACCCACTGAGAGGCAACAAAAGAGGGGAGGAAGATGCTCATCCCTGCTGAAGAAGTTTGGGTACTTTTCTCTCATCATCATTGTCCCTACTGTACTCAACTATGCTGCTCTCAACCAGGAAGCTAAGGCACTAGTACCCGAAG ATGGAGTACTGTATGATATTGGATGGGGCCAGAAACTACTCTTACGCTGTACTGGAGAGGGTCTGCCCACAG TTGTGTTGGAGGCGCCCATTGGACAGAGCTCGGATGTATGGAGTCTAGTGCAGCCTCTGCTGGCTAAGAGGACAAGA GTGTGCTTGTATGACCGGGCTGGTCTTGGTTTCAGCGACAGAGGACACAGG AATATATCAGAGTATGCTAACGACATGAGTGAGGCAGCCCTGGACAGAGGCAGGACTGAGGTGTCCACTGTTGAAAG GATGGCGGACGATCTTCACCGCCTGCTCTCCTACTCTACTAACCAGCCCAAGCCACTGCTACTGGTGGGTGTGGACTTCTCCACCTTCATATCACGCTTCTACACACAGCTCTATGAACA TGAAGTTGCTGGACTCTTCCTTATCGACCCTGCAATAGAGAACCTCTTGGACTTTGATCCCTCgtctgagaccacacccactagcaCTGAGCAGCCCGAGTCGTTAGGATGGCCTGAGTTCTGGAACAGCAAATTAGTACCCTCAATTCACGGGAAGTGGCTCTCCTCGGCAATAGGATTCACTAGAATAGCCGTGATGGTTGGGCTCTCATCTGCGCTTGAAGAACCAAGCCTGAAAGAGATATTGCCAAATGATGTGATTCTGAGAAAA AAACACTTTCTGTGTCAGCCGAAACACCAATCTTCAGCATACGAAGAGATGAGACAAATGAACCGATCCATGAACCAAGTCAA GACTGTACTACAAGTGAAACCATTTCCCAGGGACCTCCCTATTGTAATAGCAACCTTCAAAGACGGAGACTCTTCTAGCAAACTGAAAAAG ACCTGGACAGCTGGTCAGAACATGCTCTCCCAGACACTCCTGCCCAGCAGTAAACACATCCTCCTGCCAGGAGAGGACTACCTCTCGCTCTACCAGCACTCACAACAAGTCGCCATTGCCATCCTCTCGGCAGTAGAAAACTGGAGAAAGAAATCAGAACTGCCTGCTTAG
- the LOC135331535 gene encoding uncharacterized protein LOC135331535 codes for MCSSLHMHRHRHKYKKKGILFLSCILAILVWNNKERLDIFHKSVIQLDLAVDGKNMTKSTEVEPETTTTSYNGPVTESIKKPPNNTPPMVDFVVRSAYIDTRERNGHKNSTVIFAETSKDVRKFGLIVGCGVDTIDAKEYKVKSLYFQWWIWDFVGYLTHENIMITCYDLEAHENSTAFIVYHPAPNSTEISTGTVKITYSPKRKYGKNKTVVCTQAFGKPPWLKEWLLYQQTIGVDLVQMYVEETFISDNENQKIIKGFVEEGFLRVDYFKTYFNSTQIYYHSQFLHNHDCLYRYQGVYEYALFFDTDDFFIPRLPNKTFIHYYLNRFLPKDNQATVTFHWLSLFPECGLTEPKESVKDGNVTQLLKVKQYWNTKNFKFACRPHLTTFIKVHSGRAYTNGTTFVPVPDSNIAYVGHFRIGMHDAPSFPKTVTCDTLLHKKL; via the coding sequence ATGTGTAGctcactgcacatgcacaggcACAGGCACAAGTACAAGAAAAAGGGGATTCTGTTCTTATCCTGCATCTTGGCTATTCTAGTCTGGAACAATAAAGAGAGGCTAGACATTTTCCACAAGAGCGTCATTCAGCTTGATCTGGCAGTTGACGGAAAGAACATGACAAAATCAACAGAAGTGGAACCTGAAACAACTACTACAAGTTACAATGGGCCTGTCACTGAATCTATTAAAAAGCCACCCAATAACACGCCACCAATGGTAGATTTTGTTGTTCGTTCAGCATACATCGACACAAGGGAAAGAAATGGTCACAAAAACTCTACAGTGATATTTGCAGAGACCTCTAAAGATGTACGCAAGTTTGGGCTAATCGTAGGCTGTGGTGTGGACACTATTGATGCCAAGGAATACAAAGTTAAGTCTCTTTACTTTCAATGGTGGATTTGGGATTTCGTGGGATATCTAACACATGAAAATATAATGATTACTTGCTATGACCTTGAAGCCCATGAAAATAGCACGGCTTTCATTGTTTATCATCCAGCTCCAAACTCAACTGAAATATCTACAGGCACTGTTAAAATTACATACTCACCAAAAAGAAAATACGGTAAAAACAAAACGGTTGTATGTACACAAGCCTTTGGTAAACCACCTTGGCTGAAGGAGTGGCTATTGTATCAACAAACTATTGGAGTTGATCTGGTTCAAATGTATGTTGAAGAAACTTTCATAAGTGACAAtgaaaatcaaaaaattatCAAAGGCTTTGTTGAAGAGGGTTTCCTTCGAGTGGATTACTTTAAAACTTATTTCAATTCTACACAGATTTACTACCATTCTCAATTTCTACACAACCACGACTGCTTGTATCGCTACCAAGGAGTATATGAATATGCACTATTTTTCGATACTGATGACTTCTTTATCCCTCGCTTGCCAAATAAAACTTTTATTCATTACTATCTCAACCGATTCCTACCGAAAGATAACCAAGCAACAGTTACATTTCATTGGTTGAGCCTATTTCCAGAATGTGGCCTAACTGAACCGAAAGAAAGTGTTAAAGATGGCAATGTAACACAGTTACTCAAAGTCAAACAATACTGGAACACCAAGAATTTTAAATTTGCTTGCAGACCACATTTGACAACTTTCATTAAAGTTCACTCTGGTCGTGCCTACACCAATGGTACTACATTTGTACCTGTTCCTGATAGCAACATTGCATATGTGGGACATTTCAGAATAGGCATGCACGATGCACCAAGCTTTCCCAAAACTGTTACTTGTGACACACTGTTACATAAAAAACTATAG
- the LOC135331541 gene encoding coiled-coil domain-containing protein 43-like, with protein MADSFTAWLTELLNNNSVDGDVFGEYISGSLDTIEGCNGEEVMETLTDILAGCVEDQRTCETLCKEIAQRWLVEKEQKMIELKTEGQSSSILSSIGSVPPTSTNRKQGTAAAVASKAPGLSVSEKDKLLAQYGCEEYEDGEEPIRLPATAATQKQSDFGDMFENINGSSVLEEQRVLRDQQKVAHESKVERDKQNRVTQKQKALDRKEKEKKRTQKQEKRR; from the exons ATGGCTGATAGCTTTACTGCCTGGCTGACTGAGTTGCTCAACAACAACAGTGTGGATGGGGACGTGTTTGGAGAGTATATTAGTGGCTCCTTGGATACTATAGAGGGTTGTAATGGAGAGGAAGTGATGGAAACACTGACAGACATACTGGCTGGATGCGTG GAAGATCAGAGAACTTGTGAGACACTGTGTAAAGAAATAGCACAGCGGTGGCTAGTAGAGAAAGAACAGAAAA TGATTGAGCTAAAAACCGAAGGACAATCATCCTCCATATTATCGAGCATCGGCAGCGTTCCCCCCACGTCAACAAACAGGAAACAGGGAACTGCAGCAGCTGTGGCTAGCAAAGCTCCTGGTCTATCTGTGTCAGAGAAAGACAAACTACTAGCCCAGTATGGCTGTGAAGAGTATGAGG ATGGTGAGGAACCGATCAGACTACCAGCTACTGCAGCTACACAGAAACAGTCAG ATTTTGGTGATATGTTTGAGAATATAAACGGTTCGTCTGTGCTTGAGGAGCAACGGGTGTTGAGAGACCAGCAGAAGGTAGCTCACGAGAGTAAGGTGGAGAGAGACAAACAGAACAGAGTGACCCAGAAACAGAAAGCTCTGGAcagaaaagaaaaagaaaaaaagcGAACACAGAAACAGGAGAAGCGAAGATAG
- the LOC135331538 gene encoding programmed cell death protein 6-like: MAYPGHGQPAAGYPGQQPPAGYGQPPAGYPGQRAPQPGQQPPAAGYPGQQPPATGYPGQQPPATGYPGQRPPAPGGYPGQQPAGYPPQGYGAPPTGPPGCPPGVSPDVYTWFVAVDTDKSGQITATELQSALTNGNWSNFNAETCRLMIGLFGRDNNGTIDVREFQQLWAYINQWKGTFDRYDKDRSGNVDSRELFTAYNEMGFRVTANFCQLVVTRFDRLARRSLKFDDFIQSCVMLRALTDNFRARDTNLDGCINVNYEDFLTMAIANKP; the protein is encoded by the exons ATGGCATACCCTGGTCATGGTCAACCAGCTGCCGGGTACCCAGGGCAACAACCCCCTGCTGGCTATGGACAGCCACCTGCCGGATACCCAGGACAGCGAGCCCCTCAACCAGGGCAACAACCCCCTGCTGCCGGGTACCCAGGGCAACAGCCCCCTGCTACCGGGTACCCAGGGCAACAGCCCCCTGCTACCGGGTACCCAGGGCAACGCCCCCCTGCTCCTGGGGGTTACCCTGGTCAACAACCTGCCGGTTACCCCCCTCAAG GTTATGGAGCTCCACCTACTGGTCCCCCCGGCTGCCCTCCTGGGGTGTCCCCTGACGTGTACACATGGTTTGTTGCTGTGGACACAGACAAAAGTGGTCAGATCACGGCCACAGAGTTACAGTCTGCCTTGACCAATGGGAATTGGTCTAATTTCAACGCTGAGACCTGTCGACTCATGATTG GTCTTTTCGGTCGTGACAACAATGGGACCATTGATGTGAGAGAGTTTCAACAGCTGTGGGCATACATCAACCAATGGAAGGGCACATTTGATCGCTATGACAAAGATCGATCTGGCAATGTTGATTCTCGAGAGCTCTTCACAGCTTACAATGAGATGGGTTTCCGTGTCACTGCTAATTTCTGTCAGCTGGTCGTGACCCGATTTGATAGACTGGCTCGACGATCGTTGAAGTTTGATGATTTTATTCAGAGCTGTGTGATGCTTCGAGCCCTCACTGACAATTTCCGAGCCCGAGATACCAACCTTGATGGATGCATTAACGTCAACTACGAGGACTTCTTAACCATGGCCATTGCCAACAAGCCCTGA